From Pirellulales bacterium, one genomic window encodes:
- a CDS encoding four helix bundle protein: MNEAQFKDRTKKVALRVIRLVEALPERRAADIIGRQLLRSGTSVGANYRAVCRAKSPKDMLAKLAIVEEEADESIYWLELLVESGLISKRRLGPLMDEMSQILAMVVASQKTRRRRAIQNPKSKIQN; this comes from the coding sequence ATGAACGAAGCACAATTCAAGGACCGCACGAAGAAGGTGGCGCTACGGGTCATTCGGCTGGTCGAAGCGCTGCCGGAGCGACGCGCGGCGGATATCATTGGCCGTCAGCTTCTCCGCAGTGGCACCTCCGTGGGCGCCAACTATCGCGCGGTGTGCCGGGCCAAGTCGCCTAAGGACATGCTCGCGAAGTTGGCCATTGTCGAAGAAGAAGCCGATGAGTCGATTTACTGGCTTGAGCTACTTGTAGAAAGCGGATTAATTTCCAAAAGGCGTCTGGGACCTCTCATGGACGAGATGAGCCAAATCCTGGCGATGGTCGTCGCTTCTCAAAAGACGCGGCGGCGCCGCGCAATCCAAAATCCAAAATCCAAAATCCAAAATTGA